One window of the Acinonyx jubatus isolate Ajub_Pintada_27869175 chromosome A2, VMU_Ajub_asm_v1.0, whole genome shotgun sequence genome contains the following:
- the COLGALT1 gene encoding procollagen galactosyltransferase 1: protein MAAAPRACRRGWRPRPVLLLLLLLALPPPGGPPGAAAYFPEERWSPESPLQAPRVLIALLARNAAHALPATLGALERLRHPRERTALWVATDHNSDNTSAVLREWLVAVKSWYHSVEWRPAEEPRSYPDEEGPKHWSDSRYEHVMKLRQAALKSARDMWADYILFVDADNLILNPDTLSLLIAENKTVVAPMLDSRAAYSNFWCGMTSQGYYKRTPAYIPIRKRDRQGCFAVPMVHSTFLIDLRKAASRNLAFYPPHPDYTWSFDDIIVFAFSCKQAEVQMYVCNKEVYGFLPVPLRAHSSLQDEAESFMHVQLEVMVKHPPVEPSRFISVPTRTPDKMGFDEVFMINLKRRQDRRDRMLRALRAQEIECRLVEAVDGKAMNTSQVEALGIQMLPGYRDPYHGRPLTKGELGCFLSHYNIWKEVVDRGLQKSLVFEDDLRFEIFFKRRLLNLMRDVEREGLDWDLIYVGRKRMQVERPEKAVPRVRNLVEADYSYWTLAYVISLQGARKLLEAQPLSKMLPVDEFLPVMFDKHPVSEYKAHFSPRNLRAFSVEPLLIYPTHYTGDDGYVSDTETSVVWNNEHVKTDWDRAKSQKMREQQALSREAKNSDVLQSPLDSAARDEL from the exons ATGGCGGCGGCCCCACGCGCGTGCAGGCGGGGCTGGCGGCCGCGCccggtgctgctgctgctgctgctgctggcgctGCCGCCCCCGGGGGGCCCACCGGGCGCCGCCGCCTACTTCCCCGAGGAGCGCTGGAGCCCGGAGTCGCCGCTGCAGGCGCCGCGAGTCCTCATCGCGCTGCTGGCGCGCAACGCGGCCCACGCGCTGCCCGCCACGCTGGGCGCGCTCGAGCGGCTGCGGCACCCGCGGGAGCGCACGGCGCTGTG GGTGGCCACGGACCACAACTCAGACAATACGTCGGCTGTGCTGCGTGAATGGCTGGTGGCTGTGAAGAGTTGGTACCACTCTGTGGAGTGGCGGCCGGCGGAGGAGCCCAG GTCCTACCCGGACGAGGAGGGCCCCAAACACTGGTCCGACTCGCGCTACGAGCACGTTATGAAGTTGCGCCAGGCAGCCCTGAAATCTGCCCGGGACATGTGGGCCGATTACATCCTG TTTGTGGATGCAGACAACCTGATCCTCAACCCTGACACACTGAGCCTCCTCATCGCCGAGAATAAGACCGTGGTGGCCCCGATGCTGGATTCGCGGGCTGCATACTCCAACTTCTGGTGTGGGATGACTTCCCAG gGCTACTACAAACGCACACCTGCCTACATCCCCATCCGCAAGCGGGACCGTCAGGGCTGCTTTGCGGTTCCCATGGTGCACTCGACCTTCCTGATCGACCTGCGGAAGGCGGCATCCAGGAACTTGGCATTCTACCCTCCTCACCCCGACTACACCTGGTCCTTTGACGACATCATCGTCTTTGCCTTCTCCTGCAAGCAAGCAG AGGTCCAGATGTACGTCTGCAACAAGGAGGTATATGGCTTCCTGCCAGTGCCGCTGCGGGCGCACAGCAGCCTCCAGGATGAGGCCGAGAGCTTCATGCACGTGCAGCTGGAGGTCATGG TGAAGCACCCACCGGTGGAGCCCTCCAGGTTCATCTCCGTGCCCACCAGGACGCCTGACAAGATGGGCTTTGACGAG GTCTTCATGATCAACCTGAAGCGACGGCAGGACCGGCGAGACCGCATGCTGCGGGCGCTGCGGGCGCAGGAGATCGAGTGCCGGCTCGTGGAGGCCGTGGACGGCAA aGCCATGAACACCAGCCAGGTGGAGGCGCTGGGCATCCAGATGCTGCCCGGCTACCGGGACCCCTACCACGGGCGGCCCCTCACCAAGGGCGAGCTGGGCTGCTTCCTCAGCCACTATAATATCTGGAAGGAG GTGGTGGACCGCGGGCTGCAGAAGTCGCTTGTGTTCGAGGACGACCTGCGCTTTGAGATCTTCTTCAAGAGACGCCTGCTGAACCTCATGCGGGACGTGGAACGGGAGGGTCTGGACTGGGACCTCAT CTACGTGGGCCGGAAGAGGATGCAGGTGGAGCGGCCGGAGAAGGCTGTGCCCCGTGTGAGGAACCTGGTGGAGGCCGATTACTCCTACTGGACCCTGGCCTACGTGATCTCCCTGCAAGGCGCCCGCAAGCTGCTGGAGGCCCAGCCGCTCTCCAAGATGCTGCCTGTCGACGAGTTCCTGCCCGTCATGTTTGACAAGCACCCAGT gtctgaGTACAAGGCCCACTTCTCGCCCCGCAACCTTCGCGCCTTCTCGGTGGAGCCCCTGCTCATCTACCCCACGCACTACACAGGGGACGATGGCTACGTGAGTGACACGGAGACCTCGGTCGTGTGGAACAACGAACACGTCAAGACCGACTGGGACCGTGCCAAATCCCAGAAGATGCGCGAGCAGCAGGCACTGAGTCGCGAGGCCAAGAACTCAGACGTGCTGCAGTCCCCGCTGGACAGCGCCGCCCGAGACGAGCTCTGA